A window from Culex pipiens pallens isolate TS chromosome 3, TS_CPP_V2, whole genome shotgun sequence encodes these proteins:
- the LOC120414003 gene encoding E3 ubiquitin-protein ligase RNF38 isoform X1: protein MNPNHSGASRRPYSRGAAPRNRSRMPFSPHHHLHHSNNRNNNNHGGGGGGGGGHNQSWYNKDMENSFNYGDNTGSSPKESFTYSPKSPPMQLHSPPITNRPILMPYGAADDGSVNNRSQQILRAGPSHSHSDRRNNMGMQDRNRHTMGASGVDRHMNHFDGPSNSSRGSDLHFDSRSVLSLDSLRNSRENNRERISPPYHQGNSSHSNNNHQTPSPSYGGSDPNNGMKSDSPSRKRRRVSRMPSQSPPAIWEHRRSPRNNNHHNNHHNHIQQQQHQQQQQQQQLQQQQQQLQQQQQQQLLHHPNQHSHPPHLLQHPGPGPVQLQQSSPPLRRPRFREQPRAWEPMPQVFQQPSPPQPQHQHPSLMVDINQVPVSLPLGHHEQLWTYSAGPHISICSGHPAAPHIPPCQVHGVYSQPFAQTCNIGGHFGAFASTPAALAVPHPQPHQPHYQHPHLAQQRPDGLGLDGLDHAGASPLHVSPLAAAHIHSSPQMAQISPPQPIYISTEGRTSQFELLHRTARRAITAPRRNFTRFHWPTPPPSHPHAHPAHRHPGLQHQPLAPQPAQVSLSATPSAYSGILLNFFLFMSMPHRAMFPLSTYGQPDLNSPDSNETENYEALLSLAERLGEAKPRGLARPEIDQLPSYKFNAETHTGDQTSCVVCMCDFEARQVLRVLPCSHEFHAKCVDKWLRSNRTCPICRGNASEYFESSEEQ from the exons ATGAATCCGAACCACTCGGGTGCGTCACGGAGGCCGTACTCGCGCGGGGCGGCCCCCCGAAACCGGTCCCGGATGCCGTTTTCGCCGCACCACCATCTGCACCACTCCAACAACCGGAACAATAACAACcacggtggtggtggcggcggcggaggTGGCCACAATCAGTCCTGGTACAACAAGGACATGGAGAACAGCTTCAACTACGG TGATAATACCGGGAGTAGTCCTAAGGAATCCTTCACATACTCACCAAAGTCCCCACCAATGCAATTACATTCCCCTCCCATTACCAATCGTCCAATCTTAATGCCTTACGGTGCTGCTGATGATGGTAGTGTTAATAATAGATCTCAACAAATTCTTAGAGCTGGACCCAGCCATAGCCATAGCGATCGCCGTAATAATATGGGTATGCAGGATAGAAACCGGCATACGATGGGTGCATCCGGTGTCGATCGGCACATG AACCATTTCGATGGACCTTCCAATTCCTCTAGGGGTTCCGATTTGCACTTTGACTCGCGTTCGGTGCTGTCGCTAGACTCGCTGAGAAACAGCCGCGAGAACAATCGGGAACGCATCAGTCCGCCGTACCATCAGGGAAACAGTTCGCACTCGAACAACAACCACCAAACGCCGAGTCCGTCGTACGGCGGTTCAGATCCAAACAACGGCATGAAGTCGGACAGTCCCTCGCGGAAACGCCGTCGCGTGTCGCGAATGCCCAGCCAGTCTCCGCCGGCCATCTGGGAACACCGGAGATCTCCTCGGAACAATAACCACCACAACAACCACCACAACCacatccagcagcagcaacatcaacagcaacaacaacagcaacagctccaacaacaacagcaacagctccaacaacagcagcagcaacagctgcTGCACCACCCAAATCAGCACAGCCATCCACCGCATCTGCTCCAGCATCCGGGGCCGGGCCCGGTCCAGCTTCAGCAGAGCAGTCCACCGCTGCGTAGACCACGGTTCCGCGAGCAACCCCGGGCCTGGGAACCGATGCCGCAAGTATTCCAGCAACCGTCACCACCTCAACCGCAGCACCAGCATCCCTCACTGATGGTTGACATCAACCAAGTTCCTGTAAGCCTTCCACTCGGACACCACGAGCAGCTGTGGACGTACTCGGCCGGGCCGCACATCTCGATCTGCTCGGGACACCCGGCCGCCCCACATATCCCGCCTTGCCAA GTTCATGGTGTCTACTCGCAACCATTTGCTCAAACATGTAACATCGGTGGACACTTTGGTGCGTTCGCGTCCACTCCGGCCGCCCTGGCCGTGCCACATCCTCAGCCCCACCAACCGCACTACCAGCACCCACATTTGGCCCAACAG CGACCGGATGGGCTTGGCCTGGACGGACTGGACCATGCTGGTGCCTCACCGCTGCACGTGTCCCCGCTGGCCGCGGCCCACATTCACTCGTCGCCACAGATGGCCCAGATCTCGCCACCGCAGCCGATCTACATTTCGACCGAA GGTCGCACCAGTCAATTCGAGCTGCTGCACAGAACGGCTCGACGCGCAATAACCGCACCCCGGCGTAACTTTACCCGCTTCCACTGGCCAACCCCGCCCCCGTCGCACCCGCATGCCCATCCGGCCCACCGCCACCCGGGACTGCAGCACCAGCCGTTGGCACCGCAGCCGGCCCAGGTTTCACTGTCGGCCACACCGTCCGCCTACTCCGGCATCCTGCTGAACTTCTT CCTCTTCATGTCCATGCCCCACAGAGCCATGTTCCCGCTGTCGACGTACGGCCAGCCGGACCTCAATTCGCCGGACTCGAACGAAACGGAAAACTACGAAGCCCTGCTCAGCCTGGCGGAACGCTTGGGCGAAGCGAAACCACGTGGCCTTGCGAGACCCGAGATCGACCAGCTGCCGAGCTACAAGTTCAACGCGGAAACCCACACCG GGGACCAGACGTCCTGCGTTGTGTGCATGTGCGATTTTGAGGCACGCCAAGTTCTGCGAGTGCTGCCCTGTTCGCACGAGTTTCACGCCAAATGCGTCGACAAGTGGCTTCGG TCAAATCGCACCTGCCCCATCTGCCGTGGAAACGCGTCGGAGTACTTTGAAAGCAGCGAGGAACAGTAA
- the LOC120414003 gene encoding E3 ubiquitin-protein ligase RNF38 isoform X2 gives MNPNHSGASRRPYSRGAAPRNRSRMPFSPHHHLHHSNNRNNNNHGGGGGGGGGHNQSWYNKDMENSFNYGDNTGSSPKESFTYSPKSPPMQLHSPPITNRPILMPYGAADDGSVNNRSQQILRAGPSHSHSDRRNNMGMQDRNRHTMGASGVDRHMNHFDGPSNSSRGSDLHFDSRSVLSLDSLRNSRENNRERISPPYHQGNSSHSNNNHQTPSPSYGGSDPNNGMKSDSPSRKRRRVSRMPSQSPPAIWEHRRSPRNNNHHNNHHNHIQQQQHQQQQQQQQLQQQQQQLQQQQQQQLLHHPNQHSHPPHLLQHPGPGPVQLQQSSPPLRRPRFREQPRAWEPMPQVFQQPSPPQPQHQHPSLMVDINQVPVSLPLGHHEQLWTYSAGPHISICSGHPAAPHIPPCQVHGVYSQPFAQTCNIGGHFGAFASTPAALAVPHPQPHQPHYQHPHLAQQRPDGLGLDGLDHAGASPLHVSPLAAAHIHSSPQMAQISPPQPIYISTEGRTSQFELLHRTARRAITAPRRNFTRFHWPTPPPSHPHAHPAHRHPGLQHQPLAPQPAQVSLSATPSAYSGILLNFLAMFPLSTYGQPDLNSPDSNETENYEALLSLAERLGEAKPRGLARPEIDQLPSYKFNAETHTGDQTSCVVCMCDFEARQVLRVLPCSHEFHAKCVDKWLRSNRTCPICRGNASEYFESSEEQ, from the exons ATGAATCCGAACCACTCGGGTGCGTCACGGAGGCCGTACTCGCGCGGGGCGGCCCCCCGAAACCGGTCCCGGATGCCGTTTTCGCCGCACCACCATCTGCACCACTCCAACAACCGGAACAATAACAACcacggtggtggtggcggcggcggaggTGGCCACAATCAGTCCTGGTACAACAAGGACATGGAGAACAGCTTCAACTACGG TGATAATACCGGGAGTAGTCCTAAGGAATCCTTCACATACTCACCAAAGTCCCCACCAATGCAATTACATTCCCCTCCCATTACCAATCGTCCAATCTTAATGCCTTACGGTGCTGCTGATGATGGTAGTGTTAATAATAGATCTCAACAAATTCTTAGAGCTGGACCCAGCCATAGCCATAGCGATCGCCGTAATAATATGGGTATGCAGGATAGAAACCGGCATACGATGGGTGCATCCGGTGTCGATCGGCACATG AACCATTTCGATGGACCTTCCAATTCCTCTAGGGGTTCCGATTTGCACTTTGACTCGCGTTCGGTGCTGTCGCTAGACTCGCTGAGAAACAGCCGCGAGAACAATCGGGAACGCATCAGTCCGCCGTACCATCAGGGAAACAGTTCGCACTCGAACAACAACCACCAAACGCCGAGTCCGTCGTACGGCGGTTCAGATCCAAACAACGGCATGAAGTCGGACAGTCCCTCGCGGAAACGCCGTCGCGTGTCGCGAATGCCCAGCCAGTCTCCGCCGGCCATCTGGGAACACCGGAGATCTCCTCGGAACAATAACCACCACAACAACCACCACAACCacatccagcagcagcaacatcaacagcaacaacaacagcaacagctccaacaacaacagcaacagctccaacaacagcagcagcaacagctgcTGCACCACCCAAATCAGCACAGCCATCCACCGCATCTGCTCCAGCATCCGGGGCCGGGCCCGGTCCAGCTTCAGCAGAGCAGTCCACCGCTGCGTAGACCACGGTTCCGCGAGCAACCCCGGGCCTGGGAACCGATGCCGCAAGTATTCCAGCAACCGTCACCACCTCAACCGCAGCACCAGCATCCCTCACTGATGGTTGACATCAACCAAGTTCCTGTAAGCCTTCCACTCGGACACCACGAGCAGCTGTGGACGTACTCGGCCGGGCCGCACATCTCGATCTGCTCGGGACACCCGGCCGCCCCACATATCCCGCCTTGCCAA GTTCATGGTGTCTACTCGCAACCATTTGCTCAAACATGTAACATCGGTGGACACTTTGGTGCGTTCGCGTCCACTCCGGCCGCCCTGGCCGTGCCACATCCTCAGCCCCACCAACCGCACTACCAGCACCCACATTTGGCCCAACAG CGACCGGATGGGCTTGGCCTGGACGGACTGGACCATGCTGGTGCCTCACCGCTGCACGTGTCCCCGCTGGCCGCGGCCCACATTCACTCGTCGCCACAGATGGCCCAGATCTCGCCACCGCAGCCGATCTACATTTCGACCGAA GGTCGCACCAGTCAATTCGAGCTGCTGCACAGAACGGCTCGACGCGCAATAACCGCACCCCGGCGTAACTTTACCCGCTTCCACTGGCCAACCCCGCCCCCGTCGCACCCGCATGCCCATCCGGCCCACCGCCACCCGGGACTGCAGCACCAGCCGTTGGCACCGCAGCCGGCCCAGGTTTCACTGTCGGCCACACCGTCCGCCTACTCCGGCATCCTGCTGAACTTCTT AGCCATGTTCCCGCTGTCGACGTACGGCCAGCCGGACCTCAATTCGCCGGACTCGAACGAAACGGAAAACTACGAAGCCCTGCTCAGCCTGGCGGAACGCTTGGGCGAAGCGAAACCACGTGGCCTTGCGAGACCCGAGATCGACCAGCTGCCGAGCTACAAGTTCAACGCGGAAACCCACACCG GGGACCAGACGTCCTGCGTTGTGTGCATGTGCGATTTTGAGGCACGCCAAGTTCTGCGAGTGCTGCCCTGTTCGCACGAGTTTCACGCCAAATGCGTCGACAAGTGGCTTCGG TCAAATCGCACCTGCCCCATCTGCCGTGGAAACGCGTCGGAGTACTTTGAAAGCAGCGAGGAACAGTAA